The following proteins are co-located in the Spea bombifrons isolate aSpeBom1 chromosome 3, aSpeBom1.2.pri, whole genome shotgun sequence genome:
- the CHRNA2 gene encoding neuronal acetylcholine receptor subunit alpha-2 has product MIWIPDIVLYNNADGEFAITHMTKAHLFYNGKVQWVPPAIYKSSCSIDVTFFPFDQQNCKMKFGSWTYDKANIDLESMERNVDLKDYWESGEWAIVNAVGTYNSKKYDCCTEIYPDITYYFIIRRLPLFYTINLIIPCLLISCLTVLVFYLPSDCGEKITLCISVLLSLTVFLLLITEIIPSTSLVIPLIGEYLLFTMIFVTLSIVITVFVLNVHHRSPSTHKMPLWVRSIFLDYIPRWLFMKRPPAPVEEVISQYDTPELKLSTSKYWMETDVDEKWGDPEAEIRPSHVRHVSSHGHGLQYRYDYNHQSAGGQSQTPRQDIEPNFLLSPSIMKALEGVHYIADHLRAEDADFSVKEDWKYVAMVIDRIFLWMFIIVCLLGTIGLFLPPFMAGMI; this is encoded by the exons ATGATCTGGATCCCGGATATCGTCCTTTATAATAA TGCGGACGGAGAATTCGCGATCACTCACATGACTAAAGCGCATCTATTTTATAACGGGAAAGTCCAGTGGGTCCCACCGGCGATCTACAAAAGTTCCTGCAGCATCGACGTGACCTTCTTTCCTTTCGACCAGCAGAACTGCAAGATGAAATTTGGTTCTTGGACCTACGACAAAGCCAACATCGACCTGGAGAGCATGGAACGCAACGTGGACTTGAAGGACTATTGGGAAAGTGGGGAGTGGGCGATCGTCAACGCCGTGGGAACGTACAACTCTAAAAAGTATGACTGCTGTACTGAGATATACCCCGACATCACGTATTATTTCATCATTCGGAGGCTACCCCTGTTCTACACAATTAATTTAATCATTCCGTGTCTGTTAATCTCCTGCCTTACTGTGCTCGTGTTCTATCTTCCGTCGGACTGCGGGGAGAAAATTACGCTCTGTATCTCCGTCCTCTTATCTCTCACGGTCTTCCTTCTTCTGATTACGGAGATCATACCATCTACCTCTCTGGTAATTCCGTTAATTGGGGAGTACCTCCTCTTCACTATGATCTTTGTCACTCTGTCCATCGTTATAACAGTTTTCGTGCTCAACGTCCACCATCGGTCTCCCAGCACCCACAAGATGCCCCTCTGGGTGCGTTCTATCTTCTTGGATTACATACCTAGATGGCTTTTCATGAAGCGCCCACCAGCCCCAGTGGAGGAAGTTATAAGCCAATACGACACACCAGAACTTAAGCTCAGTACTTCCAAATACTGGATGGAGACTGACGTGGACGAAAAGTGGGGGGACCCTGAAGCTGAGATTCGTCCTTCCCACGTACGACATGTGTCCTCTCATGGTCATGGCCTTCAGTATCGTTATGACTATAACCACCAAAGTGCTGGTGGACAGAGTCAAACCCCTCGTCAGGACATTGAACCAAATTTCTTGTTATCCCCGAGCATAATGAAAGCTTTGGAGGGGGTCCACTATATCGCTGACCATTTACGAGCTGAAGATGCTGACTTCTCT gTGAAAGAAGACTGGAAGTACGTCGCGATGGTGATCGACAGAATATTCCTCTGGATGTTTATCATTGTCTGCTTGCTGGGGACAATCGGACTGTTTCTACCTCCTTTCATGGCCGGAATGATctag
- the LOC128484385 gene encoding uncharacterized protein LOC128484385, with product MWRQIALGTVLRLWLAVSLGSCQSGDEPPADLGSGYVMDVLRDQPKEAQSDPHPQPTNQCQVTFVTPRRDACVGKDASPELKEEVAYLQTLLQDSNRVLQSLQYTVKADTQDAGYQEVISENNKGTNEDNKEFYVVLNKVMAELQTHMGDDPSDIPDERKKLQKSVLAMDHLIQSASRLADKLDEASQDLEVLLEKQLERSTNLAYQNTIKS from the exons ATGTGGCGGCAGATAGCCTTGGGCACGGTGCTGAGACTATGGCTCGCTGTATCTTTGGGTTCCTGCCAAAGCGGGGACGAGCCCCCGGCAGATTTAGGATCGGGGTATGTAATGGACGTGCTTCGAGACCAACCGAAAGAAGCGCAGAGTGATCCCCATCCACAACCCACGAACCAATGCCAAGTGACCTTCGTGACTCCCCGGCGCGACGCCTGTGTTGGGAAAGACGCGTCTCCGGAACTGAAGGAGGAGGTGGCGTATCTTCAGACCCTTCTTCAGGACAGCAACAGGGTCCTACAGAGCCTTCAGTATACGGTCAAAGCCGACACGCAAGACGCTGGCTACCAGGAGGTCATTTCAGAAAACAACAAAGGAACCAACGAGGACAACAAGGAATTCTACGTTGTCCTAAATAAAGTCATGGCGGAGCTTCAGACGCACATGGGCGATGATCCTTCGGACATTCCCGACGAGAGAAAAAA GCTCCAGAAAAGCGTCCTTGCGATGGATCACTTGATACAATCAGCCTCGCGTCTTGCAGACAAACTTGACGAAGCCTCTCAAGACCTCGAAGTCTTACTGGAGAAACAGCTGGAGAGATCTACAAACTTGGCTTATCAGAACACCATCAAATCCTGA